TGCTCATCTGCCGGCACGGTTGACATTCATCTACGTATATCGCAGTTATTGTGTTAGCGGCTGTCTTTCTCCTGATTGCAGTCAGGCAGGTGGGCCGGTTCACGTTAAAGATCTGGCAGATCATGCTCGGCGGAGCAGTGGCCGTCCTGGTCACCGGTCAGATTGCACTACCCGATGCACTGCGTGCGATCAACCCCGATGTGATGCTCTTTTTATTCGGGATGTTTGTTGTCGGGGAAGCGCTCGTGGAGAGCGGGTATCTTGCCTCTATTGCCCACCGGTTTTTTTCCCCGGCAAAAAATCCCGATCAGCTGGTGCTCATGATCCTGTTTGGCATGGGGTTGCTATCAGCCCTCCTGATGAATGACACGCTGGCGATTATCGGGACTCCCCTTGTGCTCGCGCTTGCCACGCGGTTTAAGCTCTCACCTTCCCTGCTCCTTATCACGCTGGCAGTTGCGATCACCACCGGCAGCGTGATGAGCCCGATCGGAAATCCCCAGAACCTGCTGATTGCACAGGACAGCGGGATGACAACCGCATTCGTGACCTTTGGTTCTTACCTGCTCATCCCGACCCTTATCAGTCTCCTCCTCGCGTTTGTGGTGCTGCGCCTTTTCTATAAGGAAGAGTTCTCGTTCCGGCCGGTTCCCGAAGATCCCATAACTCCCTGCGACCCGAGCGCGACGCTGCCGGTCCGGTGTTCGCTCGCAATCATCCTCCTG
The sequence above is drawn from the Methanomicrobiales archaeon HGW-Methanomicrobiales-1 genome and encodes:
- a CDS encoding anion transporter, coding for MVLAAVFLLIAVRQVGRFTLKIWQIMLGGAVAVLVTGQIALPDALRAINPDVMLFLFGMFVVGEALVESGYLASIAHRFFSPAKNPDQLVLMILFGMGLLSALLMNDTLAIIGTPLVLALATRFKLSPSLLLITLAVAITTGSVMSPIGNPQNLLIAQDSGMTTAFVTFGSYLLIPTLISLLLAFVVLRLFYKEEFSFRPVPEDPITPCDPSATLPVRCSLAIILLLAATNIAASLLGARMIITLPLIALGAAAPVLLLSERRWTVLRGIDWATLVFFAAMFVLMESVWQTGFFQSFVGGGMVSSVPMILGTSVLISQFISNVPFVALFQPMILQAGGGATARLMALAAGSTIAGNLTILGAASNVIIIQNAEKQGRTISFMEFAKVGIPVTILQLFVYGIFLSIL